Proteins encoded within one genomic window of Halocatena marina:
- a CDS encoding ABC transporter ATP-binding protein: MVLKAENVRREYDDTVALDGVSLSVEAGTVFALIGPNGAGKTTLIRSLTGTTDYEGDIELFGTAPEKTDAQRIGLLPQSFSPPARLTARELLSYYGGLYDHARSVDAVLEDVGMATSADTWYENLSGGQQRRVCVGIALINDPALLVLDEPTTGIDPAGRRDLWQLLEALTTDGTTVFLTTHYMEEAEYLADRVGLLADGSLVATGAPTDLISEYGGESRLEVDVTEDVEPTEAARAVESLGTVETAGRMVSIHGIAPREIGDVLDALDLAGIEYDALSWQQPNLDSVYLTLTGTDVTGSEQSEPETREAETKVETETETETEAEAEAETETEVARHQ, translated from the coding sequence ATGGTCCTGAAGGCCGAGAACGTCCGGCGGGAGTACGATGACACCGTCGCGCTGGACGGCGTCTCGCTGTCCGTCGAAGCGGGGACGGTGTTCGCGCTTATCGGTCCGAACGGCGCTGGAAAAACCACGCTTATCCGTTCGCTCACCGGCACGACCGACTACGAAGGCGACATCGAACTGTTCGGTACAGCTCCGGAGAAAACGGATGCACAGCGGATTGGCTTACTCCCCCAGTCGTTCTCCCCTCCGGCACGTCTCACTGCCCGCGAACTCCTCTCGTACTACGGTGGTCTGTACGATCACGCTCGGTCGGTCGATGCAGTACTGGAAGACGTCGGAATGGCAACGTCTGCCGACACGTGGTACGAGAATCTCTCAGGAGGGCAACAACGCCGGGTCTGCGTTGGAATCGCGCTCATTAACGATCCAGCGCTGCTCGTGCTCGATGAGCCAACAACAGGGATTGATCCTGCTGGTCGACGTGATCTCTGGCAGCTCCTCGAAGCCCTCACTACGGACGGAACAACCGTCTTCCTCACGACACACTACATGGAAGAAGCAGAGTATCTCGCAGACCGTGTTGGACTGCTCGCAGATGGTTCCCTCGTTGCAACGGGAGCACCCACAGACCTCATCAGCGAATACGGTGGAGAGAGCCGTCTGGAAGTCGACGTAACGGAGGACGTCGAACCAACCGAGGCAGCCCGCGCGGTCGAGTCGCTCGGAACAGTTGAGACGGCCGGGCGAATGGTCAGCATTCACGGAATCGCGCCTCGGGAGATCGGTGACGTACTCGATGCGCTCGACCTCGCAGGCATCGAATACGACGCGCTGTCGTGGCAACAACCAAATCTGGATTCAGTGTATCTCACACTGACAGGCACCGATGTGACCGGAAGCGAACAGAGCGAACCGGAAACGAGAGAGGCAGAGACCAAAGTTGAAACGGAAACAGAAACGGAAACTGAGGCCGAGGCCGAGGCTGAGACGGAGACGGAGGTTGCTCGACATCAATGA
- a CDS encoding ABC transporter permease, with translation MTTIGTGRIRSETESALRSFLRRRTAVFFTFFFPVIIILIFGALVQTQPTGGGLFARQPAYYVPGYLAVVVLFTPLSRVGSTVARHREGNRFEKLATTPLSRAEWLLAQTLVNVVIIGVASLIILALVVLVTGAKITFSPLLVPFIGLAVALFCGLGALLGRIADSQDGVIAASNAIALPLLFLSETFVSPSLLPSWFQPALAFSPLTYFARGVRAATTGGGDALFNLLVLAVLTVLFFAAGAASIPRTD, from the coding sequence ATGACGACGATCGGCACAGGACGCATTCGTTCGGAAACTGAATCGGCGTTACGGTCGTTCCTTCGTCGACGGACGGCTGTCTTCTTCACGTTTTTCTTTCCGGTTATCATTATCCTCATTTTCGGTGCGCTTGTACAGACACAGCCAACTGGTGGTGGGCTGTTCGCCAGACAGCCTGCCTACTACGTGCCCGGGTATCTCGCGGTCGTTGTCTTGTTCACGCCGCTCTCTCGCGTTGGGAGCACCGTCGCGCGCCACCGCGAGGGGAATCGCTTTGAAAAACTAGCGACGACGCCCCTCTCACGCGCCGAGTGGCTGCTCGCACAGACGCTTGTCAATGTCGTTATTATCGGTGTTGCAAGTCTCATTATTCTCGCACTGGTGGTGCTGGTCACAGGGGCGAAAATCACGTTTTCGCCGCTGCTCGTCCCGTTCATTGGTCTCGCTGTCGCGTTGTTCTGTGGTCTCGGTGCGCTTCTCGGACGCATTGCCGATTCACAAGACGGCGTTATCGCCGCGAGTAACGCGATTGCTCTCCCGCTGCTGTTTCTCTCCGAAACGTTCGTCTCGCCGTCGTTGCTCCCGTCGTGGTTCCAACCCGCGCTTGCGTTCTCACCACTGACGTATTTCGCACGTGGTGTGCGGGCAGCGACGACAGGTGGTGGCGACGCGCTCTTCAATCTCCTCGTTCTCGCTGTGCTAACCGTTCTGTTCTTCGCTGCGGGTGCGGCCTCGATTCCACGGACGGATTAA
- a CDS encoding S1C family serine protease: MNEEYIYEELYQSTIPSVVSVYVTSDRLGGAGSGFVYDTGAASPEAGYIVTNEHVVRTDNEVDIRFSNGDWRVGQIVGTDAYTDLAVVRVANRPEYARVLSLASENPAPGKRVAALGNPMGLDGSLTTGVVSGANRSMPTQEGFTIPDTVQTDAPINPGNSGGPLVTTDGKVVGVNRARGGDNIGFAISAEITARVVPTLIEHSSYRHSYLKIQTIDISPTIAAANGLDESRGVLVVDVSLGPASGALIGCRGQRQMNGHQVPVGGDVITHIDSRRIDSHEELMRHLLLETQPNDTVSVDIIRDGASLTEHVTLAERPRPTPRRGPNVPVR, translated from the coding sequence ATGAATGAAGAATACATCTACGAGGAGCTGTATCAATCGACGATCCCATCTGTCGTTTCAGTCTATGTGACATCGGATCGTCTGGGTGGGGCGGGCTCAGGGTTCGTCTACGATACTGGAGCGGCGTCTCCCGAAGCGGGCTACATTGTCACGAACGAGCACGTCGTCAGGACAGACAATGAAGTAGATATTCGGTTCAGTAACGGCGACTGGCGTGTCGGTCAGATCGTTGGCACGGATGCATACACCGACCTCGCTGTTGTTCGCGTTGCGAACCGGCCCGAGTACGCACGGGTGCTTTCCCTTGCGAGCGAGAATCCTGCTCCCGGAAAACGTGTCGCTGCGCTCGGGAATCCGATGGGACTCGACGGATCACTCACAACTGGCGTCGTCAGCGGAGCAAACCGATCGATGCCGACACAAGAGGGTTTCACCATCCCAGATACGGTGCAGACGGACGCACCGATCAATCCCGGGAACAGTGGCGGGCCACTGGTCACGACCGATGGTAAAGTCGTGGGCGTCAATCGCGCGCGTGGTGGAGATAACATCGGTTTTGCTATCTCTGCAGAGATCACCGCCCGAGTCGTCCCGACACTCATCGAGCACAGCTCGTACCGGCATTCGTATCTGAAGATCCAGACGATCGATATTTCTCCCACGATCGCAGCGGCCAACGGTCTCGATGAATCGCGCGGGGTGCTCGTGGTCGATGTGAGTCTTGGTCCCGCGAGCGGTGCATTGATCGGATGTCGTGGACAGCGCCAGATGAATGGCCATCAGGTTCCCGTCGGCGGTGACGTCATCACGCACATCGATAGCCGGCGAATCGATTCCCACGAGGAGCTAATGCGCCATCTCTTACTCGAAACACAACCCAACGACACGGTCTCCGTCGATATCATTCGTGACGGCGCCTCACTGACCGAGCACGTCACACTCGCAGAACGCCCGCGTCCGACACCCCGCCGAGGACCGAACGTTCCCGTCCGGTGA
- a CDS encoding DUF420 domain-containing protein, translating to MATTTQRRLVKEHPKAITGVLSLVGYALVLGAFAGVIPLFPPLSEQTVILFSDLIAIVNSLALFAILIGWRFIRRGEVQKHRVAMLTAFALICVFLVLYLWKVGGGFEKSFVVENGQFLASIIKPIYLLMLAIHIGLSVLAVPVVLYAVVLGLTHTPTELAETAHARVGRIAVASWSISLALGIVTYLLLNHVYGWVPREEALLMFLAVPARQLWYSAKSDDRTDRH from the coding sequence ATGGCTACCACGACACAGCGTCGCCTCGTGAAAGAGCATCCCAAAGCAATCACTGGGGTGCTCTCTCTCGTGGGATATGCGCTCGTTCTGGGTGCATTCGCTGGTGTTATTCCGTTGTTCCCGCCACTTTCTGAACAGACTGTCATCCTCTTTTCCGATCTCATTGCGATCGTGAACTCGCTGGCGCTGTTTGCCATTCTCATCGGCTGGCGCTTCATCCGTCGCGGGGAAGTGCAAAAGCACCGCGTGGCAATGTTGACTGCGTTCGCGCTCATCTGTGTCTTCCTCGTGCTGTATTTGTGGAAAGTCGGCGGTGGATTCGAGAAGAGCTTCGTCGTTGAGAATGGCCAGTTCCTCGCATCTATCATCAAGCCAATCTATCTTCTCATGCTTGCAATTCACATCGGACTCTCTGTTCTCGCGGTGCCTGTCGTTCTCTACGCAGTCGTCCTCGGGCTTACGCACACGCCAACCGAACTCGCCGAAACCGCCCACGCTCGCGTCGGTCGGATCGCCGTCGCTTCGTGGTCTATCAGCCTCGCCCTCGGAATCGTCACGTACCTCTTGCTGAACCACGTGTACGGGTGGGTTCCACGCGAAGAAGCCCTTCTGATGTTCCTCGCGGTTCCCGCGCGACAGCTCTGGTACTCAGCGAAATCTGACGACCGCACCGATAGACACTAA
- a CDS encoding proline dehydrogenase family protein, whose product MLPPVARQFVAGETEAEALEHARQLREQGVYSILNVLGEHYDEPDPAAEDAAAYRQLVRDIGGTDLGACISVKPSQIGLGLDGSTFRDNLGTIVETARENDVFVWIDMEDRTTTDTTLDAFEQLNTSYPKMGVCIQANLKRTGEDLERLASLPGTIRLVKGAYDEPSEVAHTERSAVNNAYEDHLEYLFTESEGAVAVGSHDPQMIDRAIAFHELYGTDFEIQMLMGVREDAQIELAQEYDVYQYIPYGNKWLSYFSRRVIERRENLAFAIRAVLGQ is encoded by the coding sequence ATGCTCCCACCCGTAGCCAGACAATTTGTCGCTGGTGAAACCGAGGCGGAGGCGCTCGAACACGCTCGTCAACTGCGCGAACAGGGGGTGTACAGCATACTCAACGTACTCGGTGAACATTATGACGAACCGGATCCCGCTGCCGAGGACGCTGCTGCCTACCGCCAGCTTGTCCGTGACATCGGCGGGACCGACCTCGGAGCGTGTATTTCTGTCAAACCGTCACAGATCGGACTCGGACTCGACGGATCAACGTTCAGGGACAATCTTGGGACAATCGTGGAGACAGCGCGCGAGAACGACGTCTTCGTCTGGATTGATATGGAAGATAGGACAACAACGGACACGACTCTTGATGCGTTCGAGCAGCTCAATACGAGCTATCCGAAGATGGGTGTCTGTATTCAGGCGAATCTAAAGCGCACTGGCGAGGATCTTGAACGGCTTGCTTCACTTCCGGGGACAATCAGACTCGTGAAAGGTGCCTACGATGAACCCAGCGAGGTCGCACACACCGAACGATCAGCGGTCAACAACGCCTACGAGGACCATCTCGAATATCTGTTCACCGAGTCGGAAGGGGCGGTCGCCGTCGGGAGCCACGATCCACAGATGATCGACCGGGCGATTGCGTTTCACGAGCTGTACGGCACTGACTTCGAGATACAGATGCTCATGGGTGTCCGCGAGGACGCACAGATCGAACTCGCCCAAGAGTACGATGTCTATCAGTACATTCCCTACGGCAACAAGTGGCTCTCGTACTTCTCACGACGCGTGATCGAGCGCAGAGAAAATCTCGCATTCGCGATCCGAGCAGTTCTCGGACAGTAA
- the gnd gene encoding phosphogluconate dehydrogenase (NAD(+)-dependent, decarboxylating), whose translation MKLGVVGLGRMGRIVVDRVVEGGHDVVAFDVDETAVADASDAGATPADSLSELVEQLGAQKRIWLMVPAGDAVDAALTELEPHLDSEDIVIDGGNSHFEASLRRERETDAAYLDCGTSGGPAGAEHGFSLMIGGPEWAYETCSPVFDAVATGPDGHGRMGPAGSGHYVKMVHNGVEYALMQAYGEGFDLLANGRYDLDLEQVARTWNNGAVIRSWLLELCEEAFREEGSNLGTVADYVAGGSTGTWTVEEALTQEVPVPLIYAALAERFGSRSDRFSRRLANRLRYGFGRHEVARTE comes from the coding sequence ATGAAACTAGGTGTCGTTGGTCTCGGACGGATGGGACGAATCGTCGTCGATCGAGTCGTAGAAGGCGGCCACGACGTGGTGGCGTTCGACGTAGACGAAACAGCGGTTGCGGACGCGAGCGATGCTGGTGCGACTCCGGCTGACTCACTATCAGAGCTCGTCGAGCAGTTAGGAGCACAAAAGCGCATCTGGCTCATGGTTCCCGCTGGCGATGCGGTAGACGCTGCGCTCACTGAACTCGAACCGCATCTCGATAGCGAGGACATCGTCATCGACGGTGGAAACTCCCATTTTGAAGCGTCGCTTCGGCGCGAGCGGGAAACAGACGCTGCGTATCTCGACTGTGGAACAAGTGGTGGTCCGGCAGGAGCAGAGCATGGCTTCTCACTCATGATTGGCGGCCCAGAATGGGCGTATGAGACCTGTTCGCCAGTGTTCGATGCAGTCGCTACCGGACCCGATGGACACGGGCGAATGGGACCGGCTGGCTCCGGACACTATGTGAAAATGGTCCACAACGGCGTCGAATACGCGCTGATGCAAGCTTACGGGGAAGGGTTTGATCTGCTCGCAAACGGTCGCTACGATCTCGACCTCGAACAGGTGGCACGAACGTGGAACAACGGTGCTGTCATCCGCTCGTGGCTCCTCGAACTTTGTGAGGAGGCGTTCCGTGAAGAAGGCTCCAATCTGGGCACCGTCGCAGACTACGTCGCAGGGGGATCGACGGGAACGTGGACAGTCGAAGAGGCGCTCACACAGGAGGTTCCCGTACCGCTCATTTATGCAGCGCTGGCAGAACGATTCGGGAGTCGATCGGATCGGTTCTCACGACGGCTGGCGAACCGATTGCGGTACGGATTCGGTCGCCACGAAGTTGCACGGACCGAATAG
- a CDS encoding 2Fe-2S iron-sulfur cluster-binding protein, whose translation MVDALGLGLGIMLTLTVVILHFSKGTAWQPAEDIVDDVLEHRAATVPETDFPEPMSRSIGGGGGGVGAVVSGEAEAEGELEEGEETVDEDDPSSIPDDEADVYEVEFVKEGETIEVKENETLLDAGEDEGWDLPYACREGQCISCGGLITDGHAEEYVEHHTNQMLGEEELSDGYTLTCVAYPVADLTLETGESP comes from the coding sequence ATGGTAGATGCACTGGGTCTCGGGCTGGGGATCATGCTCACGCTCACCGTGGTCATACTGCATTTTTCGAAAGGGACAGCGTGGCAGCCCGCAGAGGACATCGTTGACGATGTGCTCGAACACCGCGCTGCCACGGTACCCGAAACGGACTTTCCCGAACCGATGAGTCGCTCCATCGGTGGCGGTGGAGGTGGCGTCGGGGCGGTTGTCAGCGGCGAAGCCGAAGCCGAAGGTGAACTCGAAGAAGGCGAAGAGACCGTAGATGAGGACGACCCATCCTCGATTCCCGACGACGAAGCCGACGTGTACGAAGTGGAGTTCGTCAAGGAAGGAGAGACGATCGAGGTCAAAGAAAACGAGACGCTCCTCGATGCTGGTGAGGACGAAGGATGGGACCTACCCTACGCGTGCCGTGAAGGACAATGTATCTCCTGTGGCGGACTCATCACCGACGGACACGCAGAAGAATACGTCGAACATCACACGAATCAAATGCTCGGTGAAGAAGAACTCAGCGACGGGTACACACTCACCTGCGTCGCCTACCCGGTCGCTGACCTTACCCTCGAAACCGGCGAATCACCCTAA
- a CDS encoding MaoC family dehydratase, translating into MTGLYYEEFEVGETIEHGKRRTISESDNQRFCDMTMNQQPLHLDQEFAAKTQFDRRLVNGLYTMSLAVGLTIPDTTDGTIVANLSYDNVEHPNPVFHGDTIRVQSTVTDKRETSDGERGIVTMHVEVFTIDGEDETLVCEFDRTTLSLKKQ; encoded by the coding sequence ATGACCGGTCTCTACTACGAAGAGTTCGAGGTGGGAGAGACGATCGAACACGGAAAACGTCGCACGATTAGCGAAAGTGACAATCAGCGTTTCTGCGACATGACAATGAACCAGCAGCCGCTGCATCTCGATCAGGAATTTGCAGCTAAAACACAGTTTGACCGCCGGTTGGTCAACGGCCTGTACACCATGTCGCTCGCAGTGGGATTGACCATTCCAGATACCACCGACGGCACCATCGTCGCCAACCTCTCGTACGACAACGTCGAGCATCCGAACCCGGTGTTCCACGGGGACACTATTCGAGTACAGTCCACGGTCACTGACAAGCGCGAAACCTCTGATGGGGAACGTGGCATCGTCACGATGCACGTCGAAGTCTTCACAATCGATGGCGAAGACGAAACCCTCGTCTGTGAATTCGATCGGACGACGCTCTCGTTGAAAAAACAATAA
- a CDS encoding UvrD-helicase domain-containing protein, with the protein MYWILEKVGIVLAISPALEGLAAILSFLTNPFALAIFLLVIGGAAVAGWYRVDDVGTVIVEGLARCKEWLIKSPVVVRGSLEQGGVRWVGHHTRDGVTNVEHRACLRCAVELEQEPTPHTEVDRPNTPIEADKETRERETKAWENVFEQEKADPEEYIEALVCPRETCRFSIRGEKYVKSGESAARKQLRAHFDRMRAGGSDPFGKWHRRAGERLDYDLDPTPADLWDAYARECNDDEAVMQNQSFGQGLPDAGKSVTCPALEKHKADAEGVDQLIERAPDGFDKILAWLARSGYLEKRREITRKMNEEEEKCSEKLQSVEQNYGTTIEQVLNDRYNREEPEIDLKSAEHRLDTANETVRELRDTLDFYHLSSDKRRWLSASTNSVADAFEYVRELRAFNQHRGEIKPTIDGFEERFEPYSEGENYMITPDQEFLEQGCSTICQQLTDLHREVQLELLPLEMTEWAENEKARFTELSRRLPAYNEEFVERDRERFADLFETEHGPLNDEQQKAIVRNDLHNLVDASAGTGKTLTLTYRFQYLYQRGIPLDDIVAITFTNDATNEMEKRIADALDGVSRDDLNISTFHSLAQSIVEDSIIGSIDDDWDEKAARKRYVEGFIDGSHELESRHPEPMESFKYHHDRFIRSDEDYIKDTKSSRETNYEFFARKYGEFIKKARDFDQTPDEIRKQLTKANRTQYHFGQAGCAILEAYIDRARSTDEPVDYHDMIKSATRLGQENPEYFSGEYRHILFDEFQDVSEPILEFIETFLEEPEDTHLFAVGDDWQSIYGFRGSDPRYFTEFDDRFDGTEHTQLAINYRCPPTIVEAGAELMAHSEEQQNEKAVEAFSGLPEIPVMHKLGGISESRVGAHAADLVEKTLHEDGIDPADIMILSRTKDSLWDVTSPLDKRGILRTEVNEPDDDGVQLLTIHQSKGTEAECVILLNATDGTPNGLPSSDKTDELLEPAIANTVDYSAEERRLCYVALTRSERYFHAITDGNNVSKYLKDIDEFFEERRSNVWTPIGIPGPWDPPEPGSDQPFETTFACEGYTVTLKTWDEAFTQKLDPGQRYRLSNFEATNEGFGEEIRLNESVEVKPLDAEESSTAES; encoded by the coding sequence GTGTACTGGATTCTGGAGAAGGTAGGGATTGTACTCGCGATCTCTCCCGCGCTTGAGGGATTGGCAGCAATACTATCGTTTCTCACTAATCCGTTTGCGCTAGCGATTTTTCTTTTAGTTATCGGCGGTGCTGCTGTTGCGGGGTGGTATCGAGTCGATGACGTTGGGACAGTAATCGTGGAAGGATTAGCACGGTGTAAGGAATGGCTCATCAAGAGCCCAGTCGTTGTGCGCGGGTCCCTCGAGCAGGGTGGTGTTCGTTGGGTTGGTCATCACACCCGCGATGGCGTGACGAATGTGGAACATCGAGCCTGTCTCCGCTGTGCCGTGGAACTTGAACAGGAACCGACTCCACACACGGAAGTCGACCGACCGAACACCCCAATCGAAGCCGACAAAGAGACACGAGAGCGCGAAACGAAGGCGTGGGAAAACGTATTCGAACAAGAAAAAGCCGATCCAGAGGAGTACATCGAAGCGCTCGTCTGTCCCCGCGAGACGTGTAGATTTTCGATACGGGGAGAGAAGTACGTTAAATCCGGTGAGAGCGCCGCGAGGAAACAGCTACGAGCGCATTTTGATCGGATGCGCGCTGGTGGCAGTGATCCGTTCGGGAAGTGGCACCGGCGCGCCGGTGAACGCCTCGACTACGACCTCGACCCGACGCCAGCAGATCTCTGGGACGCCTACGCACGCGAATGTAACGACGACGAGGCCGTGATGCAGAACCAATCGTTCGGACAGGGACTCCCGGACGCGGGCAAGAGCGTAACGTGTCCTGCACTCGAAAAGCACAAAGCAGACGCCGAGGGCGTCGATCAACTCATTGAACGAGCGCCGGACGGATTCGATAAGATACTCGCGTGGCTCGCTCGCTCCGGATATCTCGAAAAGAGGAGAGAGATAACGAGGAAGATGAACGAAGAGGAAGAGAAATGTTCGGAAAAGCTCCAATCCGTCGAACAGAACTACGGGACGACCATTGAACAGGTTTTGAACGATCGGTACAATCGAGAGGAGCCAGAGATTGATCTCAAATCGGCAGAGCACAGGCTAGACACGGCGAATGAGACCGTCCGTGAGCTACGCGATACGCTCGATTTCTACCACCTTTCCTCGGACAAACGCCGGTGGCTCTCGGCGAGTACGAACAGCGTTGCCGATGCGTTCGAATACGTCAGAGAACTGCGTGCGTTCAACCAACATCGTGGAGAGATCAAGCCGACGATCGATGGATTCGAGGAACGCTTCGAACCCTACAGCGAGGGTGAGAACTACATGATCACACCGGATCAGGAATTCCTCGAACAAGGATGTTCGACGATCTGTCAGCAGCTAACCGATCTCCACCGGGAGGTACAACTCGAACTGCTTCCACTGGAGATGACGGAGTGGGCCGAGAACGAGAAAGCCCGCTTCACCGAGCTCTCACGACGGCTGCCTGCCTATAACGAAGAATTCGTTGAGCGCGACCGTGAACGGTTCGCAGACCTTTTTGAAACCGAACATGGACCGCTGAACGACGAACAGCAAAAGGCCATCGTTCGCAACGACTTGCACAATCTCGTGGACGCAAGCGCCGGAACGGGAAAGACGCTTACGCTCACCTACCGCTTTCAGTACCTCTATCAACGGGGAATCCCCTTGGATGACATTGTCGCGATTACGTTCACAAACGACGCCACCAATGAGATGGAAAAACGCATCGCGGATGCACTCGACGGCGTCTCACGTGATGACCTGAATATTTCGACATTCCACTCCCTCGCACAGAGCATTGTTGAAGATTCGATAATTGGCTCCATCGATGACGATTGGGATGAAAAAGCAGCCAGAAAACGCTACGTTGAAGGATTCATCGATGGGTCACACGAACTCGAATCACGGCATCCGGAACCGATGGAGTCGTTCAAGTACCATCACGATAGATTCATCCGGTCTGATGAAGATTACATCAAAGATACGAAGTCGTCAAGGGAAACAAACTACGAATTCTTTGCCCGAAAATACGGAGAGTTCATAAAGAAAGCTCGTGATTTCGACCAGACGCCCGACGAGATACGCAAACAGCTCACGAAAGCGAACCGGACACAGTATCACTTTGGACAAGCAGGGTGTGCCATACTTGAGGCGTATATCGATCGTGCTCGATCGACCGACGAACCGGTTGACTATCACGATATGATAAAGAGTGCAACCCGACTCGGGCAGGAAAATCCCGAGTATTTCAGCGGGGAGTATCGGCACATTCTCTTCGATGAGTTCCAAGACGTTTCAGAGCCCATTCTCGAATTCATTGAAACGTTCCTCGAAGAGCCAGAAGACACCCACCTGTTCGCCGTTGGCGACGACTGGCAGAGCATCTATGGCTTCCGAGGATCTGACCCCCGGTATTTCACCGAGTTCGACGACCGTTTCGACGGGACGGAACACACACAACTCGCGATCAACTACCGCTGTCCGCCGACGATCGTGGAGGCTGGCGCGGAACTCATGGCACACAGCGAAGAACAGCAAAACGAGAAAGCCGTCGAGGCGTTTAGCGGTCTGCCGGAGATTCCCGTGATGCATAAATTGGGCGGTATTTCTGAGAGTCGCGTCGGCGCGCATGCCGCCGATCTGGTCGAGAAGACGCTCCACGAAGACGGCATCGACCCCGCAGACATCATGATCCTTTCGCGCACGAAGGACTCTCTATGGGACGTTACCTCCCCTCTCGACAAACGCGGGATTCTTCGGACAGAAGTAAATGAACCCGATGATGATGGCGTCCAACTACTGACAATTCACCAATCGAAGGGTACCGAAGCCGAATGCGTGATTCTCCTGAACGCAACCGATGGGACACCTAACGGATTGCCCTCCAGTGACAAGACAGACGAACTACTCGAACCAGCCATCGCAAACACGGTCGATTATTCTGCAGAGGAACGCCGTCTTTGCTATGTCGCACTAACCCGATCAGAGCGCTATTTCCATGCCATCACAGATGGCAACAACGTATCGAAGTATCTGAAAGACATAGATGAGTTCTTCGAAGAGCGTCGATCGAACGTGTGGACCCCTATAGGCATTCCCGGGCCGTGGGACCCTCCCGAGCCGGGCAGTGATCAACCATTCGAGACCACTTTCGCGTGCGAAGGATACACAGTGACACTCAAAACGTGGGACGAAGCGTTCACCCAGAAACTCGATCCGGGACAACGCTATCGGCTCTCGAACTTCGAGGCCACAAACGAGGGCTTTGGAGAAGAGATCAGACTCAACGAATCGGTCGAAGTCAAGCCACTCGACGCAGAGGAATCGAGCACTGCCGAATCATAG
- a CDS encoding PH domain-containing protein codes for MNTPPTDGQFEWLTLDEDEEMLWGETPHRFSLVSSLVIGIPLCLVLVGIPIVVSAYLHHTNTNYVVTTAAVYKKTGIFSRNVQRIEFDKVQNTSYQQSMMGSYFGYGTVDIATAGTGGVEMRFRSVAEPREVQTLINERSSEAHGGSSDEADVLDEILAELRAIRRTVETNESVPQIERGRDRADERIPESEKESENRTENDKEP; via the coding sequence ATGAACACGCCACCAACCGATGGACAGTTCGAGTGGTTGACGCTCGATGAGGACGAGGAGATGTTGTGGGGAGAGACGCCACATCGATTCAGTCTCGTATCGTCGCTGGTCATCGGTATTCCGTTGTGTCTCGTTCTCGTCGGCATTCCGATTGTCGTCTCCGCGTATCTGCATCACACGAACACGAACTATGTCGTCACGACCGCTGCGGTGTATAAGAAGACCGGGATCTTCTCGCGGAACGTTCAGCGCATCGAATTCGATAAGGTGCAAAACACGTCCTACCAACAGTCGATGATGGGGTCGTATTTTGGCTACGGAACTGTCGATATCGCCACTGCTGGCACTGGTGGCGTCGAGATGCGTTTTCGAAGCGTCGCAGAACCGCGAGAGGTGCAGACGCTCATCAACGAGCGGAGTAGCGAGGCACACGGCGGATCGAGTGACGAAGCCGACGTTCTCGATGAGATTCTCGCGGAGCTACGGGCCATTCGCCGGACTGTCGAAACCAATGAGAGCGTTCCGCAAATCGAGCGTGGCCGCGACCGCGCTGATGAACGTATCCCGGAGAGTGAGAAGGAGAGTGAGAATCGAACGGAGAACGACAAAGAGCCATGA